From the genome of Metarhizium brunneum chromosome 4, complete sequence, one region includes:
- the LIP_5 gene encoding Lipase: MRLPELPLARAALALLSMRLAPSAASPVQLDGTTLGLINTYSRYATAAYCPDLQDLSLNSAVCSNPSAHACGATADATTVEEFGNAHSISGYIAVSKSRPVIVVSFRGTDIWNVRDVMSDVLACLKDPKLRWTFLGVFTDAICALLPSQAADKADKLLPLCDGCRVHQGFWAAFTGVKDRMMAVVQEQLARNPGYSVVATGHSLGGGVATLAGAYLRKGGVRTDIYTYGSPRVGNAAFAEYVSDGRGGRTVRVTNRHDPVTAVPGDRSAGYAHTTPEFWFPEGLGRPSRICEGVHNLSCSGGIFDLLCLGDHDGYGYANGVDVCPGKGGKTLGPTLRDIIRQEDVDEWVRFGILDNTTAPDAGA; this comes from the exons ATGCGTCTCCCAGAGCTCCCCCTGGCAAGggccgccctcgccctcctgTCCATGAGACTCGCACCCTCGGCCGCCTCACCCGTGCAGCTCGACGGCACGACCCTCGGCCTCATCAACACGTACTCGCGCTACGCCACGGCCGCGTACTGCCCCGACCTGCAGGACCTGTCCCTCAACAGCGCGGTGTGCAGCAACCCGAGCGCCCACGCCTGCGGCGCCACGGCCGACGCCACCACCGTCGAGGAGTTCGGCAACGCGCACTCCATATCGGGCTACATCGCCGTCAGCAAGAGCCGGCCCGTCATCGTGGTGTCCTTCCGCGGCACCGACATCTGGAACGTCCGCGACGTCATGAGCGACGTGCTGGCCTGCCTGAAGGATCCCAAGCTGCGCTGGACGTTCCTCGGCGTCTTCACCGACGCCATCTGCGCCTTGCTGCCCTC ACAAGCCGCCGACAAGGCGGACAAGCTCCTGCCGCTGTGTGACGGGTGCCGCGTGCACCAGGGCTTCTGGGCCGCCTTCACCGGCGTCAAGGACCGCATGATGGCCGTCGTGCAGGAGCAGCTGGCGCGGAACCCGGGGTACAGCGTCGTCGCGACGGGCCACTCCCTCGGGGGCGGCGTGGCGACCCTCGCCGGCGCGTACCTGCGCAAGGGCGGCGTCCGGACCGACATCTACACCTACGGCTCGCCGCGGGTCGGGAACGCCGCGTTTGCAGAGTACGTGTCTGacgggcgcggcggcaggACCGTCCGCGTCACCAACAGGCACGACCCGGTGACGGCGGTGCCGGGCGACCGCAGCGCCGGGTACGCGCACACCACGCCCGAGTTCTGGTTCCCCGAGGGGCTGGGCCGCCCGTCCAGGATTTGCGAGGGCGTGCATAATCTATCTTGCAGCGGCGGGATCTTTGATCTTCTCTGTCTCGGCGACCACGACGGCTATGGGTACGCAAACGGGGTGGATGTGTGCCCTGGCAAGGGGGGCAAAACCTTGGGGCCGACGCTGCGCGACATCATTAGGCAGGAAGACGTGGACGAGTGGGTGCGCTTCGGGATCTTGGACAATACGACTGCGCCCGACGCCGGGGCTTAA
- the ustP_1 gene encoding Peptidase S41 family protein ustP, protein MRGNTIVAAALLAGAAELAAADGCNADNCLRALRATHIPGRLESAKAFCATYTKATGTVAPTAVPSYAADGCKDNLNGPMALRISSACSCIAPGPSTTAIPTAPTSAAPTTAPTSTATGHPCAKVSASWAEQRKTATAIPTVAASLAHECLKTVPLGKAEALKLIDAIEPYLEWQSDAGYKKDPPKSYFYPGFDIFGNLASVRSNVESGKYAGEFDFQTDLYKQVWAPGQDGHYVFYPDLLAKAFRWRRAVPPIVSISEDGESLPVIKLQTDVIANPKTAQAITKINGIDAAKYVEDTVNAASFLQDVDSSYNTMFWSKSTAANGGVGNFVSGGRSALFYHGDTTKLTYANGTTVEIENKASIVGDMNAVVDGPSMYNKFCTPVPLRSDSASSAALPSAAIPGYPKPVIASSDGVVSGYYLNGPGLDDVAVIYLMSFEPSVPAEFQAVVSDFLREAKAAGKTKLVVDFQNNGGGYILLGYDFFRQLFPSVVQDGNSRWKESKSFVAMARLVSDAVKNVNPATETDENLVSLSQTWWNYRYDMNITNENFATYEDKFHPHVYKDTDYTNLMRWNLSDPLTTTNTTYGIGVEISGYGTRANLSQPFKAEDIILLYDGACSSTCTLASEMLRLQGGVKSVAMGGRPKKGPIQGVGGIKGSQVLQFLNIFSFANFLSQQSNDEETKTELRRFTTLPMQRSAGSAVNVRDQILRDNVNDGVPAQYIAEEADCRLYWTAPMISDVTEVWKSAANAAFNGAKCAHGGIAGSKANRRSRVAPVLGARRSARLSDAVDKTPIAHSLNWEAQHLQVAIN, encoded by the exons ATGCGCGGCAACACCATTGTTGCTGCGGCTCTTCTTGCCGGCGCGGCCGAGTTGGCGGCTGCTGATGGCTGCAATGCCGACAATTGTCTGCGTGCCCTGAGGGCGACGCATATCCCCGGACGTCTCGAGAGCGCAAAGGCATTCTGTGCCACATACACCAAGGCGACTGGTACCGTCGCCCCGACGGCAGTTCCATCGTATGCCGCGGATGGCTGCAAGGACAACCTCAATGGCCCCATGGCCCTGAGAATCTCCAGCGCCTGCTCTTGCATCGCACCCGGGCCCTCGACCACAGCAATTCCCACGGCTCCCACCTCCGCGGCTCCCACGACGGCGCCAACTTCAACGGCCACCGGACATCCCTGTGCCAAGGTTAGCGCGTCATGGGCCGAGCAGAGGAAGACGGCGACAG CTATCCCCACTGTGGCCGCATCATTGGCCCACGAGTGCCTCAAAACCGTTCCCCTGGGCAAGGCTGAGGCCCTCAAGCTGATCGACGCCATCGAGCCCTACCTCGAGTGGCAGAGTGACGCGGGTTACAAGAAGGACCCTCCCAAGTCCTACTTCTATCCTGGGTTTGATATCTTTGGCAACCTGGCCAGCGTCCGGTCCAATGTGGAATCCGGCAAATACGCAGGCGAGTTCGATTTCCAGACCGACCTCTACAAGCAGGTCTGGGCCCCAGGCCAGGACGGTCACTATGTCTTCTACCCCGACCTGTTGGCGAAAGCCTTCAGATGGAGGCGTGCTGTTCCTCCCATTGTTTCTATtagcgaggacggcgagtcGTTGCCTGTCATCAAGCTTCAGA CCGACGTGATTGCCAACCCCAAAACGGCGCAGGCCATCACCAAAATCAACGGTATTGATGCCGCCAAATACGTCGAGGATACTGTCAATGCTGCCAGCTTCCTGCAGGATGTCGACTCATCCTACAACACCATGTTCTGGTCCAAGtccaccgccgccaacggTGGAGTCGGCAACTTCGTTTCCGGTGGCCGCAGCGCCCTGTTTTACCACGGTGACACCACCAAGCTCACCTACGCCAATGGCACAACCGTCGAGATTGAGAACAAGGCCTCCATTGTTGGTGACATGAATGCCGTTGTTGACGGCCCTTCCATGTACAACAAGTTCTGTACGCCCGTTCCCCTGCGGTCCGATTCAGCTTCTTCCGCTGCGCTCCCCAGCGCGGCTATCCCTGGCTATCCCAAGCCCGTCATCGCCTCCTCCGACGGTGTTGTCTCTGGCTACTACCTCAACGGGCCTGGTCTTGACGACGTTGCCGTGATATATCTGATGTCGTTCGAGCCCAGCGTCCCTGCCGAGTTTCAGGCTGTTGTCAGCGACTTTCtgcgcgaggccaaggctgccggCAAGACCAAGCTCGTTGTCGACTTCCAgaacaatggcggcggctacATCCTTCTCGGCTATGATTTCTTCCGCCAGCTGTTCCCCTCTGTCGTGCAGGACGGCAACTCTCGCTGGAAGGAGAGCAAGAGCttcgtcgccatggctcgtCTCGTCTCCGACGCGGTCAAGAATGTGAACCCTGCCACTGAAACTGATGAGAATCTCGTCAGCTTGTCTCAGACGTGGTGGAACTACCGCTATGACATGAACATCACCAACGAGAACTTTGCCACCTATGAGGACAAGTTCCACCCTCATGTCTACAAGGACACCGACTACACCAACCTGATGCGATGGAACCTGAGCGACCCCCTGACCACTACCAACACGACATATGGCATCGGCGTCGAAATCTCGGGCTATGGCACACGCGCCAACCTCTCTCAGCCATTCAAGGCCGAAGACATCATCCTTCTTTATGATGGCGCCTGTTCCTCCACGTGCACTCTGGCATCCGAAATGCTCCGCCTCCAGGGCGGCGTCAAGTCAGTCGCCATGGGTGGCCGCCCCAAGAAGGGTCCCATCCAGggtgtcggcggcatcaagGGATCGCAGGTCCTCCAATTCCTCAACATTTTCAGCTTCGCCAACTTCCTTTCTCAGCAAAGCAATGACGAGGAGACCAAGACCGAACTACGGCGCTTCACGACGCTGCCGATGCAGCGATCCGCTGGCTCTGCCGTCAATGTGCGAGACCAGATCCTCCGCGACAACGTCAACGACGGCGTTCCCGCGCAGTACATTGCCGAAGAGGCGGACTGCCGCCTGTACTGGACGGCGCCCATGATTTCCGACGTGACCGAGGTGTGGAAGTCTGCTGCCAACGCTGCCTTTAACGGCGCCAAGTGCGCCCACGGCGGTATTGCCGGATCCAAGGCGAATCGCAGAAGCCGCGTTGCTCCTGTCCTGGGTGCTCGTCGTTCCGCCAGGCTGTCTGACGCCGTGGACAAGACGCCCATTGCGCACAGCCTGAACTGGGAGGCCCAGCATCTGCAGGTGGCCATCAATTGA
- the rex3_1 gene encoding RNA exonuclease 3, giving the protein MSFSLRHIPCPAGKNCTAFQCIFGHGEEDATEAKVEPTPPGSSRDASSSISRDRSPPYQEGPRKRIKVEQKNNSAPSQPPSKASSLHDNASKHHTLSTKPRSATRSVSPPPLQRNTRTADTKARSSSSTPQKTAATKDSKSPVPIGKPVTKADCESTKRRKPESLNPRLLKSSPASHETRLKLLKMLHHEYARLNRALEMAAMKAGEPSFVLSPQGLIFRALDEEEATALEKPAVYTNVMKNKIMQHKKMNVAQWKELRVKEAPRPKEQHGGNIPKEINTGLTTAQEVELLKRIVTRVDDLSNHGYVSSVPAEDVVESARAGQEAGKGWEKCDRCQQRFQVFPGRRAEDGALVSGGACNFHWGKTYVPEKAPGDTARVPKRYRCCGQEVGDSAGCATHDKHVFKAGDPKRLAAVLNYASTPENPGIPEDRAVCFDCEMGYTVHGMELIRLTATSWPLGEELLDVLVQPVGEILDLNSRYSGVWPDDLANAKPWVSDDAAPPKSGPRTGTANESNSKDLKIVSSPEVARGLLFSLISPSTPLIGHGLENDLNAVRIVHPTLIDTVLLYPHKLGLPYRHGLKMLMDVHLNKKIQQDTGPKVLGHDSAEDARAAGELVRLKVMNEWKDMQRAGWTLVGGHFWPPGKPGGLTEAFIEK; this is encoded by the coding sequence ATGAGCTTCTCCCTCAGGCACATACCATGCCCTGCCGGCAAGAACTGCACCGCCTTCCAGTGCATCTTCGGCCACGGCGAAGAAGACGCTACCGAGGCCAAAGTTgagccaacgccgccaggcTCGTCTCGAGACGCCTCATCATCCATCTCTCGTGACCGCTCCCCTCCCTACCAAGAAGGACCCCGTAAACGCATCAAAGTAGAACAAAAGAATAACTCTGCCCCATCTCAACCACCCTCCAAAGCAAGCTCTTTACACGACAACGCCAGCAAACATCACACCCTCAGCACCAAGCCTCGCAGTGCCACTCGGTCCGtttcaccaccacctcttCAGCGGAACACAAGAACAGCCGACACAAAGGCGaggtcgtcttcttcaacaccaCAAAAGACAGCTGCCACCAAGGATTCAAAGTCGCCTGTGCCCATCGGCAAACCCGTGACAAAGGCGGATTGTGAATCGACCAAAAGGAGAAAGCCTGAATCCCTCAATCCACGACTTCTCAAGAGCTCGCCAGCAAGTCATGAAACCCGACTGAAACTTCTCAAAATGTTACACCACGAATATGCCCGGCTCAATCGGGCACTAGAAATGGCCGCCATGAAAGCAGGTGAACCCTCGTTTGTCCTGTCCCCGCAGGGTCTGATTTTCAGAGCgttggacgaggaggaggcaaCGGCGTTGGAGAAGCCAGCCGTCTATACGAACGTTATGAAAAACAAGATTATGCAGCACAAGAAGATGAATGTGGCTCAATGGAAGGAGCTACGCGTCAAAGAGGCGCCTCGACCCAAGGAGCAGCATGGAGGGAATATACCGAAAGAGATTAACACCGGTCTCACGACCGCACAGGAGGTGGAACTGTTGAAGAGGATCGTTACAAGAGTGGACGATCTCTCCAATCACGGCTACGTGTCTTCCGTCCCGGCCGAGGACGTGGTAGAATCAGCCCGGGCGGGACAGGAGGCCGGCAAGGGATGGGAGAAGTGCGACCGGTGCCAGCAACGCTTCCAGGTCTTCCCGGGGAGAAGGGCGGAAGACGGGGCGCTTGTGTCCGGGGGCGCATGCAACTTCCACTGGGGCAAGACGTACGTCCCCGAAAAGGCTCCAGGCGATACGGCCAGGGTCCCGAAACGATATCGGTGCTGTGGACAGGAGGTGGGCGATTCGGCAGGCTGTGCCACCCACGACAAGCACGTCTTCAAAGCAGGCGACCCCAAGCggctggcggcggtgctcAACTACGCATCTACACCAGAGAACCCCGGCATCCCCGAGGACAGGGCTGTCTGCTTCGACTGCGAGATGGGCTACACCGTCCACGGGATGGAGCTCATCCGCCTCACCGCAACGTCGTGGCCTCTGGGCGAGGAGCTCCTCGACGTGTTGGTCCAGCCGGTGGGTGAAATACTGGATCTCAACTCTCGCTACTCTGGCGTCTGGCCAGACGACTTGGCAAACGCCAAACCCTGGGTGTCAGACGACGCGGCGCCGCCAAAGTCGGGACCTCGAACTGGTACGGCGAACGAGTCAAACTCCAAGGATCTCAAGATAGTCTCCTCCCCGGAAGTTGCTCGCGGTCTCTTATTCTCGCTGATATCCCCGTCGACGCCCCTGATCGGCCACGGCTTGGAAAACGACCTGAACGCCGTGCGAATCGTTCACCCTACTCTCATAGACACGGTGCTGTTGTACCCCCACAAACTCGGCTTACCATACCGCCATGGCTTGAAGATGCTCATGGATGTGCACTTGAACAAGAAGATTCAGCAGGATACGGGGCCAAAAGTTTTGGGTCACGATTCTGCAGAGGACGCCAGGGCGGCGGGGGAGCTGGTGCGGTTGAAGGTCATGAATGAATGGAAGGATATGCAGAGGGCGGGATGGACATTGGTGGGTGGGCATTTCTGGCCGCCTGGGAAACCGGGCGGGTTGACAGAGGCATTTATCGAGAAATAA
- the PHB1 gene encoding Prohibitin-1, whose amino-acid sequence MAAAARALNLMYRLAVPATAGAFLVSQSIFDVKGGTRAVIFDRLSGVKEDIINEGTHFLVPWLQRSVIFDVRTKPRNIATTTGSKDLQMVSLTLRVLHRPNVKALPKIYQNLGVDYDERVLPSIGNEVLKAIVAQFDAAELITQREAVSQKIRTELTRRAAEFNIALEDVSITHMTFGREFTKAVEQKQIAQQDAERARFIVEKAEQERQANVIRAEGEAESAETISKAIAKNGDGLVQIRKIEASREIAQQLSSNPNVAYLPTGKSGNGGQYLLSVGRA is encoded by the exons ATGGCGGCCGCAGCAAGAGCTCTCAATCTCATGTACCGCCTGGCTGTGCCAGCCACGGCGGGCGCATTCCTCGTCAGCCAGTCCATCTTCGACGTCAAGGGCGGAACAAGAGCCGTCATCTTCGACAGGCTATCCGGAGTGAAGGAGGATATCATCAACGAGGGGACGCACTTTTtggtgccatggctgcagcgAAGCGTCATCTTTGATGTGCGTACGAAGCCGAGAAATATCGCCACGACTACGGGAAGCAAGGATTTGCAAATGGTCAGCTTGACGCTCCGTGTGCTGCACCGGCCGAATGTCAAGGCCCTGCCCAAGATTTACCAG AACCTCGGCGTCGACTACGATGAGCGAGTTCTGCCCTCCATCGGAAACGAGGTTCTGAAAGCCATCGTCGCCCAGTTCGACGCTGCCGAACTCATCACCCAGCGAGAAGCCGTGTCACAAAAGATTCGCACAGAGCTCacgcgccgcgccgccgagtTCAATATTGCCCTCGAGGACGTGTCCATCACCCACATGACGTTTGGCCGGGAATTCACAAAGGCCGTCGAGCAGAAGCAGATTGCGCAGCAGGATGCGGAGCGAGCTCGCTTCATTGTCGAAAAGGCCGAGCAGGAGAGGCAGGCCAACGTCATCCGAGCCGAGGGCGAAGCCGAGTCTGCGGAGACTATTAgcaaggccattgccaagaaTGGCGACGGGCTGGTGCAGATTCGAAAGATTGAGGCGAGCAGGGAGATTGCGCAGCAACTGTCGTCGAACCCCAACGTGGCGTATTTGCCCACGGGGAAGTCGGGTAATGGAGGACAGTATCTGCTCTCTGTTGGACGGGCTTAG
- the qcr8 gene encoding Cytochrome b-c1 complex subunit 8, whose product MRPTQALNGGGAPNWKVGHWLGDWGSFGGSKQKGIIHYGISANRQNPTAGMVHDAFFNTFRRTKGQIFYWLPPLVAGYYLMQWATERNHYLQSKAGRAEFGDEAE is encoded by the exons ATGAGACCGACGCAAGCTCTGAACGGCGGTGGTGCCCCCAATTGGAAGGTTGGCCA CTGGCTGGGTGATTGGGGCTCTTTTG GTGGCTCCAAGCAAAAGGGCATCATCCACTACGGCATTTCTGCCAACAGACAGAACCCTACTGCTGGCATGGTCCACGACGCTTTCTTCAACACGTTCCGTCGTACCAAGGGCCAGATCTTCTACTGGCTCCCTCCTCTGGTTGCTGGATACTACTTGATGCAGTGGGCTACTGAGCG AAACCACTACCTCCAGTCCAAGGCCGGCCGTGCCGAGTTtggtgacgaggccgagtAA
- the NHP2 gene encoding H/ACA ribonucleoprotein complex subunit NHP2: MAAERPDKKEKKDKKRSEESGVGKPKKEKKEKKDKKEKLAAALDEKLQQDAAAQSKPVKKEEDSEMEDQSPSELPPLARTVVPFAVPLADDKGMKKVYKTIKKAAKNGTLKRGVKEVVKTLRKSPAGGPGNTSFPGVVVIAGDISPQDVISHIPVLCEDHNVPFIFVTSRAELGAAAKTKRPTSVVMIMEKPDGKKKAGVKEEKEEDDESFGETYASLVKLVQKEFSKQSFWTKGESKA, from the exons atggccgccgaaAGACCCgacaagaaggagaagaaggacaagaagcgCAGCGAAGAGTCTGGCGTAggcaagcccaagaaggagaagaaggaaaagaaggacaagaaggagaagctcgccgccgccctcgacgagaagctgcagcaggatgccgccgcccagagcAAGCccgtgaagaaggaggaggattCCGAGATGGAGGACCAGAGCCCCTccgagctgccgccgctggcgaGGACCGTCGTGCCCTTCGCCGTGCCGCTagccgacgacaagggcaTGAAGAAGGTGTACAAGACCATCAAGAAGG CCGCCAAAAACGGCACCCTCAAGCGCGGCGTCAAGGAGGTCGTCAAGACGCTCCGCAAGTCGCCTGCCGGCGGGCCGGGAAACACGTCCTtccccggcgtcgtcgtcattgCCGGCGACATTTCTCCCCAGGACGTCATCTCGCACATTCCGGTGCTGTGCGAGGACCACAACGTGCCCTTCATCTTTGTCACGTCGCGGGCCGAgctgggcgccgccgccaagacCAAGCGGCCTACCAGCGTGGTCATGATCATGGAGAAGCccgacggcaagaagaaggccggggtcaaggaagagaaggaggaagacgacgagtcGTTTGGTGAGACGTATGCTTCGTTGGTGAAGCTGGTGCAGAAGGAGTTTTCCAAGCAGTCGTTCTGGACAAAGGGGGAGTCAAAGGCATAG
- the nem1 gene encoding Nuclear envelope morphology protein 1, producing MNSLNIITARVSPSASPNPSRSNSLGNISAGLLPDEKSTDGNDGKDAASSDPFLGCDYDGSQQTNEKSSFVATEDTPLLDGGKDGNKRASWWHSIPRRLVSSIISSIRWVLATLASPGVYLIACFYDEHGVFAPLSQVKRLFGVQKGGGMDSYGSHENHAANHAEPPAVSGSSQPWGYRRIAPRPAPSSGSSTSGQSSESEGETPKGSSSRHGRSKSLNPAEELSSARRSIRIKLHNDDALRQRKQHRRAQSAVARTKMDDEDLSAQLKSPTSPIAALTKYPKTPAPPRPLIPRRQPSYLKLDASVKHQKTLILDLDETLIHSMSKGGRSSGHMVEVRLNTASLGMGTAPGGAAQHPILYWVNKRPYCDEFLRRICKWFNLVIFTASVQEYADPVIDWLEAERKFFSARYYRQHCTYRQGAYIKDLSSVEPDLSKVMILDNSPLSYLFHEDNAIPIQGWINDPTDNDLMHLIPMLEGLQYVHDVRALLALRGGEDGQHMA from the exons ATGAATTCTCTCAACATCATTACCGCTCGCGTTTCCCCCTCGGCCAGTCCCAATCCATCGCGATCCAACAGCCTCGGCAACATCAGCGCCGGGCTGCTCCCCGACGAAAAATCTACCGACGGAAACGACGGTAAAGACGCAGCCAGCTCAGACCCATTTCTCGGCTGCGACTACGATGGCTCGCAACAGACGAACGAAAAGTCCAGCTTCGTAGCTACCGAGGACACGCCGCTCTTGGATGgaggcaaagatggcaacaAGCGAGCTAGCTGGTGGCATTCAATACCCCGACGCCTGGTCTCAAGCATCATCAGTTCCATTCGCTGGGTGCTTGCTACCCTGGCTTCACCTGGAGTCTACCTCATTGCCTGCTTCTACGACGAACATGGCGTCTTTGCTCCCTTGTCACAGGTGAAGAGGCTGTTTGGCGTCCAGAAGGGAGGTGGAATGGATAGCTACGGATCGCACGAGAACCACGCTGCCAACCATGCCGAACCACCCGCCGTGTCTGGAAGCTCGCAGCCTTGGGGTTACCGCCGTATAGCGCCGCGCCCTGCCCCATCCTCTGGTTCATCCACATCAGGCCAATCGTCGGAGTCAGAGGGAGAAACACCCAAGGGCTCGTCCAGCCGGCACGGCAGATCAAAATCACTGAATCCCGCGGAAGAGCTCAGCTCTGCCCGGAGATCGATACGAATCAAGCTTCACAACGACGATGCTCTGCGGCAACGTAAGCAGCACCGTCGCGCGCAGTCTGCCGTCGCACGGACCAAGATGGACGATGAAGATCTCTCTGCGCAACTCAAATCCCCAACGTCGCCGATTGCAGCTCTGACCAAGTATCCGAAGACGCCGGCGCCCCCCCGACCATTGATACCCCGACGCCAACCCTCCTATCTCAAGCTCGATGCGTCTGTCAAGCACCAAAAGACGTTAATCCTGGACCTTGACGAGACGTTAATTCACAGCATGTCCAAGGGAGGCAGAAGCAGTGGCCACATGGTAGAAGTTCGACTCAATACCGCATCATTAGGCATGGGTACTGCGCCAGGCGGCGCGGCTCAACACCCTATCCTGTATTGGGTCAACAAGCGACCGTATTGCGACGAGTTTTTGCGGCGCATTTGCAAGTGGTTCAATCTGGTCATTTTTACGGCCTCGGTGCAAGAGTACGCTGATCCGGTCATTGACTGGCTGGAGGCGGAGCGAAAGTTCTTCTCTGCTAGATATTATCGCCAACACTGCACGTACCGTCAAGGCGCTTACATAAAAGACCTTAGCTCAGTGGAACCAGATTTGAGTAAAGTCATGATTCTGGACAACAGTCCGCTGAGCTATTTGTTTCATGAAG ACAATGCCATCCCGATCCAGGGCTGGATCAACGACCCCACAGACAACGACCTAATGCACCTGATTCCAATGCTAGAAGGTTTACAATACGTCCACGATGTTAGAGCACTCTTGGCATTGCGAGGCGGTGAAGATGGGCAGCATATGGCGTAA